From Streptomyces sp. NBC_00775, one genomic window encodes:
- the acnA gene encoding aconitate hydratase AcnA: MRDDEHGNEHDDEHDNEHSNEHRDERERLFMISSGRLAGREATWYDLPAFAAGAGFALADVPYSGRVLLESLLRDGEPQTAAVLGKRLAAGQTPDVEMVFRPARILMQDYTGIPLLVDLAALRDQVSRPGRVNPALPVDVVVDHSVQTDWAGRPDALALNEALEWDRNRERYTFLKWAESAFDGLRVIPPGRGIVHQVNLERLATVVAQGPDGLLRPDTVIGTDSHTTMVNGLGVLGWGVGGLEAETLMLGLAQPMRVPPLVGVRLTGSPRPGTSPTDVVLALTRRLREENVRGLLLEFTGPGVAALTAADRCTIANMAPEYGAMSAFFPVDGETLRYLRQTGRAEDDVRLVAEYCRAQGLFAGGTDAVGTDADGTGAAGTDTVGTGPRFGRVIDFDLGSVGTGLAGPSRPDQHISLAELPGSFADLTSRPPRTANGLSDGDIVIASITSCTSTSNPKAMLAAGLLARRAVERGLTVPAHVRTSLSPGSRTVTRYLRAAGLLTDLEKLGFHVAGYGCMTCNGGSGPLADGVGETVEHADLTVCAVLSGNRNFEARVHAQARAGYLASPALVVALALAGHVRADLETEPLGTDRDGKPVHLRELWPDAAELAALEAEYVTPEVFAAETASAGDTTAAPAGAPAGDHWSALPASGSDVFPWDQTSTYIRPPAYVGARPRSGPLTGARVLLALGDDVSTDHISPVGAIRADSPAGRHLREHGVRDFNSYGSRRGNHEVMARGTFANPRLVNRLLGDGDGGGQTAHLPSGERLPVYDAAERYAADGTPLIVLAGRSYGMGSSRDWAAKGPWLLGVRAVLAESFERIHRANLCAMGILPLLLPEGASWPSLGLTGREEFDLSLDRARQNGLVDVRAEGITFTARADVHSAGEWDVLLAGGTMPYLLGRLTPAAGPDAAPEQAR; encoded by the coding sequence GTGCGCGACGACGAGCACGGCAACGAACACGACGACGAACACGACAACGAGCACAGCAACGAACACCGCGACGAGAGAGAAAGACTGTTCATGATCAGCAGTGGGCGGCTCGCGGGCCGCGAGGCCACGTGGTACGACCTGCCCGCCTTCGCCGCGGGCGCCGGATTCGCCCTGGCCGACGTGCCGTACAGCGGCCGGGTGCTGCTGGAGTCGCTGCTGCGCGACGGCGAGCCGCAGACGGCCGCGGTGCTGGGCAAGCGGCTGGCCGCCGGTCAGACACCGGACGTGGAGATGGTGTTCCGCCCGGCCCGGATCCTGATGCAGGACTACACCGGCATCCCCCTGCTCGTGGACCTGGCGGCGCTGCGCGACCAGGTGTCCCGGCCCGGACGGGTCAACCCGGCGCTGCCCGTCGACGTGGTGGTCGATCACTCGGTCCAGACGGACTGGGCGGGCCGGCCGGACGCCCTGGCCCTCAACGAGGCGCTGGAGTGGGACCGCAACCGCGAGCGGTACACGTTCCTGAAGTGGGCCGAGTCGGCGTTCGACGGGCTGCGCGTGATCCCGCCGGGCCGCGGCATCGTGCACCAGGTGAACCTGGAGCGGCTGGCGACGGTGGTGGCACAGGGCCCCGACGGCCTGCTCCGCCCCGACACCGTGATCGGCACCGACAGCCACACCACCATGGTCAACGGCCTCGGTGTGCTGGGCTGGGGCGTGGGCGGCCTGGAGGCGGAGACCCTGATGCTGGGCCTGGCCCAGCCGATGCGCGTCCCGCCCCTGGTCGGCGTCCGGCTCACCGGCTCACCGCGGCCGGGGACCTCCCCCACCGACGTCGTCCTCGCCCTCACCCGGCGGCTGCGCGAGGAGAACGTGCGGGGACTGCTGCTGGAGTTCACCGGTCCCGGCGTGGCCGCACTCACCGCCGCGGACCGCTGCACCATCGCCAACATGGCACCCGAGTACGGAGCCATGAGCGCCTTCTTCCCGGTGGACGGCGAAACCCTGCGCTATCTGCGGCAGACCGGGCGCGCCGAGGACGATGTCCGGCTCGTCGCCGAGTACTGCCGCGCACAGGGGCTGTTCGCGGGCGGCACGGACGCTGTCGGCACGGACGCCGACGGCACAGGTGCTGCCGGCACAGACACTGTCGGCACGGGGCCGCGCTTCGGGCGGGTGATCGACTTCGACCTCGGCTCGGTGGGCACCGGTCTCGCCGGCCCGAGCCGTCCGGACCAGCACATCTCCCTGGCCGAACTCCCCGGCTCCTTCGCGGATCTGACATCGCGTCCGCCCCGGACCGCGAACGGGCTGAGCGACGGCGACATCGTCATCGCGTCGATCACCTCCTGCACCAGCACCTCCAACCCGAAGGCCATGCTGGCGGCCGGTCTGCTGGCCCGCCGGGCCGTGGAGCGCGGTCTCACCGTGCCCGCCCACGTCCGCACGAGCCTGTCCCCCGGCTCGCGTACCGTCACCCGCTACCTTCGCGCCGCCGGCCTGCTCACCGACCTGGAGAAGCTGGGGTTCCATGTCGCCGGCTACGGCTGCATGACCTGCAACGGCGGCAGCGGACCACTGGCCGACGGAGTCGGCGAGACGGTGGAGCACGCGGATCTGACGGTGTGCGCGGTCCTCAGCGGCAACCGCAACTTCGAGGCCCGGGTGCATGCCCAGGCGCGGGCCGGCTATCTGGCCTCCCCCGCGCTCGTGGTCGCCCTGGCCCTGGCGGGCCATGTCCGCGCCGACCTGGAGACGGAGCCCCTGGGCACCGACCGCGACGGCAAGCCCGTACACCTGCGCGAGCTGTGGCCGGATGCCGCCGAACTCGCGGCGCTGGAGGCGGAGTACGTCACCCCGGAGGTGTTCGCGGCCGAGACCGCGAGCGCCGGCGACACGACGGCCGCGCCCGCCGGCGCACCAGCCGGTGACCACTGGAGCGCGCTCCCCGCGTCCGGCTCGGACGTCTTCCCCTGGGACCAGACGTCCACCTACATCCGCCCGCCCGCCTACGTCGGCGCGCGCCCCCGTTCCGGCCCGCTCACCGGCGCCCGGGTGCTGCTCGCCCTCGGCGACGACGTCAGCACCGACCACATCTCCCCCGTGGGCGCCATCCGCGCCGACTCTCCGGCCGGACGGCATCTGCGCGAGCACGGGGTGCGGGACTTCAACTCGTACGGGTCACGCCGCGGCAACCACGAGGTGATGGCGCGCGGCACCTTCGCCAACCCGCGCCTCGTCAACCGGCTGCTCGGCGACGGGGACGGCGGCGGGCAGACCGCGCATCTGCCGAGCGGCGAGCGGCTGCCGGTCTACGACGCGGCCGAGCGGTACGCCGCCGACGGCACCCCCTTGATCGTGCTCGCCGGCCGCAGTTACGGCATGGGCTCGTCGCGCGACTGGGCGGCGAAGGGACCGTGGCTGCTCGGAGTGCGCGCGGTGCTCGCGGAGAGCTTCGAGCGCATCCACCGCGCCAATCTCTGCGCCATGGGCATCCTGCCCCTGCTGCTGCCCGAGGGCGCGTCCTGGCCCTCGCTCGGGCTGACCGGCCGCGAGGAGTTCGACCTCTCCCTGGACCGGGCCCGGCAGAACGGCCTGGTCGACGTCCGCGCGGAGGGCATCACGTTCACCGCCCGCGCCGATGTGCACTCCGCGGGCGAGTGGGACGTCCTGCTGGCCGGCGGCACCATGCCCTATCTGCTGGGCCGCCTCACCCCGGCGGCCGGGCCGGACGCCGCACCGGAGCAGGCCCGGTGA
- a CDS encoding mandelate racemase/muconate lactonizing enzyme family protein — MTDTKPRTGAGTPMRAGHRRIEITLSEPFASNTGVTTHVRQSVLRLDWSGLTGYGAALAADPAELDACAPLLADATPYDLRRVLDALRTAGVRPAVAAAVDLALHDLLGKAAGQPLHRMLGLAGLPLAPSALSIGAGSDDELQRKGRQFGDWPILKLKLTPDDDGSRAGVLRSVYDGRIWVDGNGSWSPERAVEVAHELARHGVELLEQPVARGNPAGLGQVHRGSPIPVVADEDCVLPEDVLPLRGRASAVNIKLTKCGGLRAALDMITLARQAGLGVMLGCKTESALGVSAMAQLAPLADHLDLDGHLDLRDDPFSGVVIDRGRIVLPDAPGLGAQAVHADDIP, encoded by the coding sequence ATGACGGACACGAAGCCGCGGACCGGAGCCGGGACGCCGATGCGGGCCGGACACCGCCGGATCGAGATCACCCTGAGCGAGCCCTTCGCCAGCAACACCGGCGTGACCACGCACGTACGCCAGAGCGTGCTGCGCCTGGACTGGTCGGGGCTGACCGGATACGGGGCGGCGCTCGCCGCCGATCCCGCCGAACTGGACGCCTGCGCACCGCTGCTCGCCGACGCGACACCGTACGACCTGCGCCGGGTCCTCGACGCGCTGCGCACCGCCGGGGTGCGGCCGGCCGTCGCCGCGGCGGTCGATCTCGCGCTGCACGACCTGCTCGGCAAGGCCGCCGGCCAGCCCCTGCACCGGATGCTGGGGCTCGCCGGACTGCCGCTCGCCCCGAGCGCACTGTCCATCGGCGCCGGAAGCGATGACGAACTCCAGCGCAAGGGAAGGCAGTTCGGCGACTGGCCGATCCTGAAGCTCAAGCTGACACCGGACGACGACGGCAGCCGCGCCGGAGTGCTCCGCTCGGTCTACGACGGTCGTATCTGGGTCGACGGCAACGGCTCCTGGAGCCCCGAGCGGGCCGTGGAGGTGGCCCACGAGCTGGCCCGGCACGGGGTCGAGCTGCTCGAACAGCCCGTCGCCCGGGGGAATCCGGCCGGCCTGGGCCAGGTGCACCGCGGCTCGCCGATACCGGTGGTCGCCGACGAGGACTGCGTGCTGCCCGAGGACGTACTGCCGCTGCGCGGCCGGGCATCGGCCGTGAACATCAAGCTCACCAAGTGCGGCGGACTGCGCGCCGCGCTCGACATGATCACGCTGGCCCGGCAGGCCGGCCTGGGCGTGATGCTGGGCTGCAAGACCGAGAGCGCCCTCGGGGTGAGCGCGATGGCCCAACTGGCGCCGCTCGCCGACCATCTGGACCTCGACGGCCATCTCGACCTGCGCGACGACCCGTTCTCCGGTGTGGTGATCGACCGGGGCAGGATCGTGTTGCCGGACGCCCCCGGGCTGGGCGCCCAGGCCGTCCACGCCGACGACATTCCGTAA
- a CDS encoding DUF6025 family protein, with protein sequence MSARLLHELGLSPAAEALTERGGVFAPVHLGTRDVRVGTLLDAVHAEPGLLPPRSGHLGNWEDIALGRSGPMDFNTAVCGGGHGFPLIYGFTQTEAEETGGDDVYLPGSLVEGGRRRPLPLHTWDGRAFVRRDRSRPLFCPLVRADVDGELTPLVEVHWRRMRALTGYRFELEATRLLAHAPLVADMLCVLLAEAGRKENPRRAFAELISHAARLDGRVGRCELRPDGTGYLLDGHRFGSARELAEAALLPLRALTEPRWFFDSLSALPPVLPVMSHLVTTVLSALFGVDYPDVRPSADVPEPVTAPSRAPGLTDGGFRVHLHWGARAMAGCPPRRGGYFGRKSTARAMRGITGPLVRDFAEAHPLCFVLLPAPVFMLCPPGTSAGDAEVLAGLFKTTLSAPGDQAYETALGWLAEHRDGLSAYLLDRFRDGSGVPHDGASREAAVPVEPDGFRDLTLRQASALVAAFEETLA encoded by the coding sequence GTGAGCGCCCGTCTGCTGCACGAACTGGGCCTGTCGCCGGCGGCCGAGGCACTCACCGAGCGGGGCGGTGTGTTCGCTCCGGTCCACCTCGGCACCCGTGACGTGCGCGTGGGTACGCTGCTCGACGCGGTGCACGCCGAACCGGGTCTGCTGCCGCCGCGCAGCGGCCACCTGGGCAACTGGGAGGACATCGCGCTGGGCCGGTCCGGCCCGATGGACTTCAACACCGCCGTCTGCGGCGGCGGCCACGGCTTCCCGCTCATCTACGGCTTCACCCAGACCGAGGCGGAGGAGACCGGCGGCGACGACGTCTATCTGCCCGGTTCGCTGGTCGAAGGGGGCCGGCGCCGGCCGCTGCCGCTGCACACCTGGGACGGGCGGGCCTTCGTCCGCCGGGACCGCTCCCGCCCGCTGTTCTGCCCCCTGGTGCGGGCCGACGTGGACGGCGAGCTGACTCCGCTGGTCGAGGTGCACTGGCGGCGGATGCGCGCGCTCACCGGATACCGCTTCGAGCTGGAGGCGACCCGGCTGCTGGCACACGCTCCGCTGGTGGCCGACATGCTCTGCGTCCTGCTCGCGGAGGCGGGCCGCAAGGAGAACCCGCGCCGGGCGTTCGCCGAGCTGATCAGCCACGCGGCCCGGCTGGACGGCCGGGTGGGGCGCTGCGAGCTGCGCCCCGACGGCACGGGCTACCTGCTCGACGGCCACCGGTTCGGCTCCGCTCGCGAACTCGCCGAGGCTGCCCTCCTGCCCCTGCGGGCGCTGACCGAACCCCGTTGGTTCTTCGACTCGTTGAGCGCCCTCCCGCCGGTGCTTCCAGTGATGTCGCACCTGGTGACGACCGTGCTGTCGGCGCTGTTCGGCGTGGACTATCCCGATGTACGGCCGAGTGCGGACGTACCGGAGCCGGTTACGGCTCCCTCGCGGGCGCCCGGTCTCACGGACGGCGGTTTCCGGGTCCATCTGCACTGGGGGGCCCGGGCGATGGCCGGCTGTCCGCCGCGCCGCGGCGGCTACTTCGGCCGCAAGTCCACCGCCCGTGCGATGCGCGGCATCACGGGCCCGCTGGTGCGGGACTTCGCCGAGGCGCACCCGCTGTGCTTCGTCCTGCTGCCCGCCCCCGTCTTCATGCTCTGCCCGCCCGGCACCTCGGCCGGGGACGCGGAGGTGCTGGCGGGCCTGTTCAAAACCACCCTGTCCGCACCCGGCGACCAGGCCTACGAGACGGCGCTGGGCTGGCTGGCCGAGCACCGGGACGGCCTGTCCGCGTATCTGCTCGACCGGTTCCGGGACGGCAGCGGAGTGCCGCACGACGGGGCGAGCCGCGAGGCGGCCGTTCCGGTCGAGCCGGACGGCTTCCGCGACCTGACCCTGCGTCAGGCCTCCGCACTGGTCGCGGCCTTCGAGGAGACACTGGCATGA